One segment of Rhodopirellula baltica SH 1 DNA contains the following:
- a CDS encoding sulfatase, producing the protein MINRVSPIAIAIAMIFCCSPAQSRAGQPNILLIFIDDLGWKDIGCYGNDFVETPRIDQLAAEGLRFTNFYASGAVCSPTRCALQSGQNQARIGITAHIPGHWRPFERVITPQTTMALPLDTVTIAESLKASGYTTGYVGKWHLGNGPEFQPDRQGYDFSAVIGGPHLPGRYRVQGRSDLKPKPNQYRTDFEADLCIDFMRQNKDQPFFLMLSPFAVHIPLAAMSEKVQKYEAMAKQTGNSLPHPVYAAMIEHCDDMVGRLVDSLEQLDIADDTMIVFTSDNGGLYKRYDYRESADDLVSSQAPLKGEKGSLHEGGIRVPLIIRHPATVKSAGVCDEPTISHDFYPTFVEMAGGELPINQTIDGHSLLPLMTAPTQTLDRDALHWHYPHYHHDRPASAIRERDWKLIEYLDGTGDVELYNLADDLGETKNLASEKQGRAGDLKRKLTTWRSSVLARTPIPNPSYDPERAHEWWNLKSGKPVPSEQRKRFPPTEKD; encoded by the coding sequence GTGATAAATCGAGTCAGTCCAATCGCGATTGCAATCGCGATGATCTTCTGCTGCTCCCCGGCTCAATCGCGGGCCGGCCAACCCAACATCCTTTTGATCTTCATCGACGATCTTGGCTGGAAGGATATCGGCTGCTACGGCAACGACTTTGTTGAGACGCCACGCATCGATCAACTCGCCGCCGAAGGATTGCGGTTCACCAACTTCTACGCATCGGGCGCTGTGTGCTCACCCACTCGATGCGCCCTGCAATCGGGCCAGAACCAAGCTCGTATCGGCATCACCGCACACATCCCCGGTCACTGGCGCCCGTTTGAACGAGTCATCACGCCGCAAACCACCATGGCCTTGCCTCTGGACACGGTCACCATAGCCGAATCATTGAAAGCATCTGGTTACACGACCGGCTACGTCGGCAAGTGGCACCTCGGCAATGGCCCCGAATTTCAACCCGATCGGCAAGGCTACGACTTCAGCGCCGTCATTGGCGGCCCACACCTTCCGGGTCGTTATCGGGTCCAAGGGCGATCGGACCTGAAGCCCAAACCGAACCAGTATCGAACGGATTTCGAAGCCGATCTGTGCATCGACTTCATGCGTCAAAACAAAGACCAACCGTTCTTCTTGATGCTGTCCCCCTTTGCGGTTCACATTCCGTTGGCCGCGATGTCAGAGAAGGTTCAAAAGTACGAGGCGATGGCAAAGCAAACCGGCAACTCGCTGCCTCATCCGGTCTACGCGGCCATGATCGAACATTGCGATGACATGGTCGGTCGATTGGTTGATTCACTGGAACAACTCGACATTGCCGACGACACGATGATCGTCTTCACATCCGACAATGGCGGTCTCTACAAACGATACGACTACCGCGAATCAGCCGACGACTTGGTCAGCAGCCAAGCACCACTCAAAGGTGAAAAAGGTTCGCTTCACGAAGGAGGCATTCGCGTTCCATTGATCATCCGCCATCCAGCGACCGTGAAATCAGCGGGCGTGTGTGACGAGCCAACGATCAGCCATGACTTCTACCCAACGTTCGTCGAGATGGCCGGAGGCGAATTGCCGATCAATCAAACCATCGACGGTCACAGCCTACTGCCACTGATGACGGCCCCAACCCAAACGCTCGACCGCGACGCGTTGCACTGGCACTACCCCCACTATCACCACGACCGTCCCGCCAGTGCCATTCGGGAACGAGATTGGAAGCTGATCGAGTACTTGGACGGAACCGGCGACGTTGAACTCTACAATTTGGCAGATGACCTGGGCGAAACGAAGAACCTGGCCTCCGAAAAGCAAGGCCGGGCCGGCGATCTGAAACGCAAGCTGACAACCTGGCGTAGCAGCGTGCTCGCACGAACTCCAATTCCGAACCCGAGTTACGATCCCGAGCGTGCTCACGAATGGTGGAACCTCAAAAGCGGCAAACCAGTCCCCAGCGAACAACGCAAACGGTTCCCACCCACCGAAAAAGACTGA
- a CDS encoding addiction module protein: protein MTVEQAISEISALPPNDQLRIVQAIWDRLPDGVGTDLTESQRAELDRRWAEYKADPTTALSEEEFRERIRIARSR, encoded by the coding sequence ATGACCGTTGAACAAGCGATTAGCGAGATTTCTGCCCTGCCACCGAATGATCAGCTTCGTATCGTGCAAGCGATTTGGGATCGGTTACCGGACGGCGTTGGTACCGATTTGACCGAGTCCCAACGTGCTGAACTAGACCGACGCTGGGCGGAATACAAGGCGGACCCTACGACCGCACTCAGTGAAGAAGAGTTTCGAGAGCGTATCAGGATTGCTCGCAGCCGATGA
- a CDS encoding type II toxin-antitoxin system RelE/ParE family toxin, producing MKARLTAHTESDLLRAIDWFDRLSLGLGDKFEAEFYLALERVKVNPESFAPDHTGYRPCRLKRFTAVLYFRIDASDVVVVGLFTSGENERGLQNRR from the coding sequence ATGAAGGCACGACTCACCGCGCACACCGAATCTGATCTATTGCGCGCGATTGATTGGTTCGATCGTCTCTCGTTGGGCCTGGGCGACAAGTTCGAGGCTGAATTCTACCTGGCCCTCGAAAGGGTCAAGGTGAATCCAGAATCATTCGCACCGGATCACACGGGATACCGTCCTTGTCGACTGAAACGCTTTACCGCGGTTCTATACTTCCGGATTGACGCGTCTGATGTGGTGGTGGTTGGACTCTTCACCAGCGGTGAGAATGAACGTGGCCTGCAAAACCGCAGATGA
- a CDS encoding cytochrome c oxidase subunit 3 has product MPVSVLPTDRRYRQGGWLFLGTLLVFFFSSLLLYGIYASSRLGDVQSSVPLPNSFLTSTVLLLCISGLVHWSTRSVRRSKRVLTASLLALSAIAAVAFMAIQYVAMLGLLGGPAMQGGTGKGVAGMVVVLAFLHALHVAGGVIALGIVSVRSMLGKYDHERHWPVDFAAQYWHFLDLVWLCMLATFVATTGGFSGITL; this is encoded by the coding sequence ATGCCCGTCAGTGTTCTTCCGACCGACCGACGCTATCGACAAGGTGGTTGGCTGTTCCTCGGAACGCTGCTGGTGTTCTTTTTCAGCAGTTTGCTGCTGTACGGTATCTATGCGAGCAGTCGTCTTGGTGACGTTCAGTCATCCGTTCCGTTGCCAAATTCATTTCTGACTAGCACCGTGTTGCTGCTTTGTATCAGTGGCTTGGTTCACTGGTCGACGCGTTCGGTTCGGCGATCAAAGCGTGTTCTGACGGCTTCGCTGCTCGCCCTCAGTGCGATCGCTGCGGTCGCATTCATGGCGATTCAATATGTTGCGATGCTGGGGTTGCTCGGTGGTCCTGCCATGCAGGGCGGAACCGGCAAAGGTGTTGCGGGCATGGTGGTTGTCCTGGCCTTCTTGCATGCACTTCATGTGGCCGGCGGAGTGATCGCGTTGGGCATCGTGTCGGTGCGATCAATGCTCGGCAAATACGATCACGAGCGACATTGGCCAGTCGACTTCGCTGCCCAGTACTGGCATTTTTTGGACCTGGTTTGGTTGTGCATGCTGGCCACGTTCGTGGCCACCACCGGCGGTTTCTCAGGCATCACGCTGTAG
- a CDS encoding SlyX family protein, translating to MSMEDRITELEIALVHTQRVCEQLNEIVTELSLDAQRRDREMKRMVDQLKELKGKVSERGGELEDEKPPHY from the coding sequence ATGTCGATGGAAGATCGAATCACCGAACTGGAAATCGCACTCGTTCACACGCAGCGTGTTTGTGAGCAGCTCAATGAAATTGTGACCGAATTGTCGCTCGACGCTCAGCGGCGCGATCGCGAGATGAAGCGAATGGTCGATCAATTGAAAGAGCTCAAGGGCAAGGTCAGCGAACGGGGTGGCGAATTGGAAGACGAAAAGCCGCCGCACTATTGA
- a CDS encoding thiazole synthase, which produces MSTDALSDSPLKIGSHTLTSRLLVGTGRYDTMEQMRDSLDASGTECVTVAVRRERLYERTGQNILDFIDSDRYILLPNTAGCYTAADAVRAANLGREILRTLGNPGSDWVKLEVLGDSKTLLPDPVETVAACEQLAADGFSVLCYTSDCPVTAQRLKKVGAAAVMPAGSPIGSGAGILNPANLQIILEYLKEDDEDYPVIIDAGVGTASDVSVAMELGADGVLLNTAIAHAREPVRMAHAMRMAVDAGRHAALAGRIPKRLYGTASSPQEGVISTRPYGSQADEIGS; this is translated from the coding sequence ATGTCCACCGACGCTCTCTCCGATTCACCGCTGAAGATTGGATCGCACACGCTGACCAGCCGCTTGTTGGTCGGCACGGGGCGTTACGACACGATGGAGCAGATGCGTGATTCGTTGGACGCATCCGGCACCGAGTGTGTGACCGTCGCAGTTCGTCGCGAACGTCTGTACGAACGGACGGGCCAGAACATTCTGGATTTCATTGATTCCGATCGCTACATCCTGCTGCCGAACACGGCGGGGTGTTACACCGCGGCAGATGCCGTGCGTGCGGCAAATTTGGGACGAGAGATCCTGCGGACGCTTGGCAACCCTGGTTCAGACTGGGTGAAACTGGAAGTGCTCGGTGATTCCAAGACGTTGCTGCCCGATCCGGTGGAAACTGTGGCGGCGTGCGAGCAGTTGGCGGCGGATGGTTTTTCGGTGTTGTGCTACACCAGCGATTGTCCGGTCACGGCTCAGCGTCTGAAGAAAGTTGGTGCGGCGGCGGTCATGCCAGCGGGCAGTCCGATCGGTAGCGGCGCGGGAATTTTGAATCCCGCCAATTTGCAGATCATTTTGGAATATCTGAAAGAAGATGACGAAGACTATCCCGTCATCATCGATGCGGGAGTTGGAACGGCCAGCGATGTGTCCGTGGCGATGGAATTGGGAGCCGACGGCGTGTTGTTGAACACCGCGATCGCTCACGCTCGTGAACCCGTTCGGATGGCACACGCGATGAGGATGGCGGTCGATGCCGGACGGCACGCTGCATTGGCCGGACGCATCCCGAAACGTTTGTACGGAACCGCGAGTAGTCCACAGGAAGGCGTGATCAGCACGCGACCGTACGGCTCGCAAGCCGATGAAATTGGATCTTGA
- the thiS gene encoding sulfur carrier protein ThiS produces the protein MIDITVNGRPTQIDRPMPIDELLVTVEVPKNYLAVEVNEDVVPREEYGATIVAEGDRVEVVTLVGGG, from the coding sequence ATGATTGACATTACAGTCAACGGACGTCCCACACAGATCGATCGGCCGATGCCGATCGACGAACTGCTGGTGACGGTCGAGGTCCCAAAGAATTACTTGGCCGTTGAGGTCAACGAGGACGTCGTGCCGCGAGAGGAATACGGCGCCACAATCGTTGCCGAGGGTGACCGTGTCGAAGTGGTGACGTTGGTCGGAGGCGGTTGA
- a CDS encoding sugar phosphate isomerase/epimerase family protein, with translation MPRPVTIFTGQWADLPIEEMAAMTADFGYDGIELACWGDHFEVDKALAEDDYCEKKHALLAKHNLQCHAISAHLVGQAVLDNIDERHKSILPDYVWGDGKPEGVNDRAIEELKNTARAAQKFGVDVVNGFTGSSIWHLLYSFPPVPPKMIDAGFELLAERFNPILDVFGECGVRFALEVHPTEIAFDIYTAQRALEALDNRPEFGFNFDPSHLIWQGIDPVQFIRMFPDRIYHVHIKDAIVTLDGRTGINASHLNFGDSRRGWDFRSPGRGGVNFEEIIRALNEIDYQGPLSIEWEDSGMERTFGAREACEFTKKLDFSPSNRAFDAAFDEEND, from the coding sequence ATGCCACGTCCCGTTACGATTTTCACTGGTCAATGGGCGGATTTGCCGATCGAAGAGATGGCAGCCATGACCGCCGATTTCGGATACGATGGGATCGAATTGGCTTGCTGGGGCGATCACTTTGAAGTCGACAAAGCACTCGCCGAAGATGACTACTGCGAAAAGAAGCACGCTCTTCTCGCCAAGCACAATCTGCAGTGCCACGCCATTAGCGCTCACTTGGTCGGGCAGGCCGTCCTGGACAACATCGATGAGCGACACAAGTCCATCCTGCCTGATTACGTTTGGGGCGATGGCAAACCAGAAGGCGTCAACGATCGTGCGATCGAGGAACTGAAGAATACCGCTCGTGCGGCGCAAAAGTTTGGTGTCGATGTGGTCAACGGCTTCACCGGCAGCAGCATTTGGCACTTGCTGTATTCGTTCCCACCGGTTCCGCCAAAGATGATCGATGCTGGATTCGAATTGTTGGCAGAACGCTTCAATCCAATTCTGGATGTGTTCGGCGAATGCGGCGTGCGTTTCGCGTTGGAAGTTCACCCCACTGAAATCGCGTTTGACATCTACACCGCTCAACGTGCTTTGGAAGCGTTGGACAATCGTCCCGAGTTTGGTTTCAACTTTGACCCCAGCCACCTGATCTGGCAGGGCATCGATCCGGTTCAGTTCATTCGCATGTTCCCCGATCGTATCTACCACGTGCACATCAAAGACGCGATTGTGACGTTGGACGGACGAACAGGCATCAACGCCAGCCATTTGAACTTTGGTGATTCGCGACGCGGTTGGGATTTCCGTAGCCCCGGTCGGGGTGGCGTGAACTTCGAAGAGATCATCCGCGCACTCAACGAGATCGACTACCAAGGACCTCTGTCTATCGAGTGGGAAGATAGCGGAATGGAACGAACCTTCGGTGCCCGCGAGGCTTGCGAGTTCACCAAGAAATTGGATTTCTCGCCGAGTAATCGTGCGTTCGACGCAGCCTTCGACGAAGAGAACGATTGA
- a CDS encoding CBS domain-containing protein produces the protein MISGEDLFDRPCPFSDEDLVMTKTIGTATLPTPSPGTMPHVTAREMMVRNLITLSPTMDALEALDVLLRQRISGAPVVDGDGHFVGVFSEKSCMKFVVGMAYENLPSIPVGDLTDKNPPTISEETDLLTIAQTFLDAACRRLPVLDSEGRLRGQISRRDVMRAVRSHMETPVKSNTPTGLYLSAIFSSDDRRV, from the coding sequence GTGATCTCAGGTGAAGACCTTTTCGATCGACCTTGCCCCTTTTCAGATGAGGACCTCGTCATGACAAAAACAATTGGAACTGCCACGCTTCCCACACCGAGCCCCGGAACCATGCCACACGTCACGGCTCGAGAGATGATGGTTCGGAATCTCATCACATTGTCGCCGACGATGGATGCGTTGGAGGCTCTCGATGTGTTGCTGCGACAACGTATCTCGGGTGCACCCGTGGTGGATGGAGACGGTCACTTTGTCGGTGTCTTTTCCGAGAAGTCGTGCATGAAGTTTGTCGTCGGCATGGCTTACGAAAATCTTCCAAGCATTCCGGTCGGCGACCTGACGGACAAGAATCCACCAACGATCAGTGAAGAGACTGATTTGCTGACGATTGCGCAGACGTTTCTTGATGCTGCTTGTCGTCGATTGCCGGTCTTGGACAGCGAAGGACGATTGAGAGGGCAGATCTCAAGGCGAGACGTGATGCGTGCGGTTCGAAGTCACATGGAAACGCCGGTGAAGTCCAACACGCCAACCGGGTTGTATCTCAGTGCGATTTTCTCGTCCGATGACCGGCGTGTCTGA
- a CDS encoding outer membrane protein assembly factor BamB family protein gives MCTMNWLVGSFAFLAVALGAAGSGVGDDFTRFRGADATGVAEDHPGLPATWDKETNVAWVVDIPGQGWGSPIVIGDRVFVSSVVADEANTPPQGGLYLGEGVRDPAKGVHHWMVCCFDLGSGKELWKREAHAGRPVVPRHPKSSYAAETPATDGERLYVLFGDLGLYCYGLDGELLWSRMIDPKKTNMDYGAAASPVVHAGQVFVVYDNKEESWIASFDTRTGDQLWRTPRDEVMSWATPFVWENELRTEIVVPGQRVNRSYSLDGKELWSFEGDMSILVIPSPFAAHGFCYLSSGYVGDAHRPTFAIRPGASGRIDTEDGFANSEFIEWYQPRASPYNTTQIVYGDYLYTVYDQGFMTCHDAKTGEEVYGKKRFSPKGSFTSSPWAYDGKVFCLSEQGLTYVVQAGPEFEILQTNPLDELCIATPSVVEGKLLIRTLTKVYCISEQHGQD, from the coding sequence ATGTGCACGATGAATTGGTTGGTTGGCTCGTTTGCGTTTCTTGCAGTTGCATTGGGGGCGGCCGGTAGCGGTGTCGGCGACGACTTCACGCGATTTCGAGGTGCGGATGCGACCGGAGTCGCGGAGGATCATCCGGGGTTGCCGGCGACGTGGGATAAAGAAACCAATGTTGCTTGGGTGGTCGATATTCCGGGGCAGGGTTGGGGCAGTCCGATCGTGATTGGCGACCGGGTGTTTGTGTCTTCGGTTGTCGCGGACGAGGCCAATACGCCGCCACAGGGAGGTTTGTATTTGGGTGAGGGCGTTCGTGATCCAGCGAAGGGTGTGCATCACTGGATGGTCTGTTGCTTCGACTTGGGCAGCGGCAAGGAACTTTGGAAACGCGAAGCTCACGCCGGCCGGCCAGTTGTTCCGCGGCATCCCAAGAGTTCGTATGCCGCGGAGACTCCTGCGACCGATGGCGAGCGGCTGTATGTCTTGTTTGGCGATCTGGGACTGTATTGTTACGGGCTGGATGGCGAGTTGCTGTGGTCGCGGATGATTGATCCAAAGAAAACGAACATGGATTACGGCGCGGCGGCATCCCCGGTTGTTCATGCGGGCCAGGTGTTCGTTGTCTATGACAACAAGGAGGAGTCTTGGATCGCCTCATTCGATACGCGAACGGGTGATCAGCTTTGGCGGACGCCACGTGACGAGGTGATGTCCTGGGCGACCCCGTTTGTCTGGGAGAACGAGCTTCGTACCGAGATCGTTGTGCCCGGCCAGCGAGTCAATCGGAGTTATTCGCTTGATGGGAAGGAGCTGTGGAGTTTTGAAGGTGACATGTCCATCTTGGTCATTCCGTCACCCTTTGCCGCCCATGGGTTTTGCTACTTATCGTCGGGCTATGTTGGTGACGCGCACCGGCCGACGTTTGCGATTCGCCCAGGTGCATCAGGCAGGATCGATACCGAAGACGGGTTCGCGAACAGCGAATTCATCGAGTGGTATCAGCCGCGGGCTTCACCGTACAACACGACGCAGATTGTCTACGGCGATTATCTGTACACGGTGTATGACCAAGGCTTCATGACTTGCCACGACGCGAAGACTGGCGAAGAGGTCTACGGAAAGAAGCGGTTTTCACCGAAGGGTTCGTTTACATCTTCGCCGTGGGCCTACGACGGCAAGGTGTTCTGCCTGAGCGAGCAGGGGCTGACCTATGTCGTTCAGGCTGGGCCCGAGTTTGAGATCCTGCAAACCAATCCGCTGGATGAGCTTTGCATCGCGACGCCGAGCGTTGTTGAAGGCAAGCTTCTGATCCGAACGCTGACGAAGGTTTACTGCATCAGCGAGCAGCACGGGCAAGATTGA
- the ruvC gene encoding crossover junction endodeoxyribonuclease RuvC, whose translation MGTQVVTARPGSASCILGIDPGLNTTGYAVISREGPRLCLREAGVIKSRRSDTLPERLREIHVGLSEVFAVHAVDLMALEQLFSHYDRPRTAILMGHARGVICLAAASAGVPVEHYEPTRVKKVMTGNGRAPKSQIQLAVKMQLNLQSVPEPADVADAMAISLCGHYLANNPIDQALA comes from the coding sequence TTGGGAACGCAAGTCGTAACGGCTCGTCCTGGATCGGCTTCCTGCATTTTAGGAATCGACCCGGGGCTCAACACCACTGGTTATGCGGTGATCTCGCGAGAGGGACCGCGTTTGTGTCTGCGTGAAGCGGGTGTGATTAAATCACGTCGTTCCGACACGCTTCCCGAACGTCTGCGTGAAATCCATGTTGGGTTGTCAGAGGTTTTCGCGGTGCATGCCGTGGACCTGATGGCGTTGGAGCAATTGTTTTCGCATTACGATCGGCCTCGCACGGCGATCCTGATGGGGCACGCTCGTGGCGTGATTTGTTTGGCTGCCGCTTCGGCTGGTGTTCCCGTCGAGCATTACGAGCCAACTCGCGTCAAAAAGGTGATGACCGGAAACGGTCGTGCGCCGAAAAGTCAGATTCAGTTGGCGGTGAAGATGCAATTGAATCTGCAGTCGGTTCCCGAACCCGCCGACGTCGCCGACGCGATGGCAATTTCTTTGTGCGGGCACTACCTGGCCAACAACCCGATCGACCAAGCGTTGGCGTGA
- the cysS gene encoding cysteine--tRNA ligase, protein MSMTAADPTASVASPSSAQPAIRVYNTLSKTKEPFLPLRAPRVGMYLCGPTVYAESHIGHMVGPVIFDTIKRYLTYSGYEVTWVVNITDVDDKLIGKSKERGIPMSQIAVEMTADYLANLRELGVNQIDHLPRATDHMPQIIAFIGSLESKGFAYAIDGDVFFDVTKDPGYGQLSNRSVEDQQGEGGGAAAKKRNPGDFALWKSARPGEPFWDSPWGEGRPGWHIECSAMSHEILGETFDIHGGGLDLMFPHHENERAQSTCCHGAPMVKYWMHNGLMRAGEKGKVGGKSDRENAAAEAASVEEQASGKISRSKGAGGLADLIRSQTGERIRFFLLRTQYRSTIVYNEETLAEAGTSLEAFYRYFDRFAEITGDSFYDLSAATRRADGGFDPAGDALLTEIHAIREKFLAAMDDDFNTGAAISVLFDALRTLNRHIDANQLAAGADAKSPAVESLVKATSVIAELSRVLGLFAKPPATSGGDEADAELLDSVVHLLINLRKEARERKDYATGDAIRDRLADLGVALLDKKEGTSWERKS, encoded by the coding sequence ATGAGCATGACCGCCGCCGACCCGACCGCATCGGTCGCCTCCCCTTCGTCCGCCCAGCCCGCTATTCGTGTTTACAACACGTTGAGCAAAACCAAAGAGCCGTTTTTGCCACTGCGTGCTCCTCGGGTGGGAATGTATTTGTGCGGGCCGACGGTTTATGCCGAGTCGCACATTGGACACATGGTTGGCCCGGTCATCTTCGACACCATCAAACGCTATCTGACGTACAGCGGGTACGAAGTGACTTGGGTGGTGAACATCACCGACGTTGACGACAAGCTGATCGGCAAATCGAAAGAACGCGGCATTCCGATGAGCCAGATCGCGGTTGAGATGACCGCGGACTATCTGGCCAACTTGCGTGAGTTGGGTGTCAATCAGATTGACCACCTGCCGCGTGCGACGGACCACATGCCGCAGATCATCGCGTTCATTGGGTCGCTGGAATCAAAGGGCTTTGCTTATGCGATCGATGGCGATGTGTTCTTCGATGTGACGAAGGATCCAGGATACGGCCAATTGTCGAATCGTTCGGTGGAAGATCAACAAGGCGAAGGCGGCGGTGCGGCAGCCAAGAAACGCAACCCCGGCGACTTTGCACTTTGGAAATCAGCTCGCCCCGGCGAACCTTTCTGGGACAGCCCATGGGGCGAAGGGCGACCCGGTTGGCACATCGAGTGTTCCGCGATGAGTCACGAGATTTTGGGCGAGACATTTGATATTCACGGTGGTGGATTGGATTTGATGTTCCCCCACCATGAAAACGAACGAGCGCAGAGCACGTGCTGCCACGGTGCACCGATGGTGAAGTATTGGATGCACAACGGACTGATGCGAGCCGGAGAGAAAGGCAAAGTCGGCGGCAAGAGCGATCGCGAAAACGCGGCGGCGGAAGCGGCTAGTGTGGAAGAGCAAGCGTCGGGCAAGATCAGTCGCAGCAAGGGTGCGGGTGGATTGGCGGATCTAATTCGCAGTCAGACCGGAGAACGCATTCGGTTCTTCCTTTTGCGGACGCAGTACCGAAGCACGATTGTTTACAACGAAGAAACCTTGGCTGAAGCGGGCACGTCGTTGGAAGCGTTCTATCGCTACTTCGACCGTTTTGCTGAGATCACCGGCGATTCGTTCTACGATTTGTCCGCGGCGACTCGGCGTGCAGATGGTGGGTTTGATCCAGCCGGCGACGCGTTGCTGACCGAGATCCACGCGATTCGAGAAAAGTTCCTGGCCGCGATGGATGACGATTTCAACACCGGTGCCGCGATCAGCGTGTTGTTTGATGCGTTGCGGACTCTCAATCGACACATCGATGCGAATCAGCTCGCCGCCGGTGCCGATGCAAAATCGCCCGCCGTGGAATCGCTGGTCAAAGCGACATCGGTCATCGCGGAGTTGTCTCGCGTGCTCGGGTTGTTTGCAAAGCCACCGGCCACATCCGGCGGTGATGAAGCGGATGCGGAGTTGCTTGATTCCGTCGTGCATTTGTTGATCAACCTTCGCAAGGAAGCTCGCGAGCGAAAGGATTACGCAACCGGCGATGCGATCCGAGATCGATTGGCTGATTTGGGTGTCGCGTTGCTCGATAAGAAGGAAGGCACCTCTTGGGAACGCAAGTCGTAA